A section of the Terriglobales bacterium genome encodes:
- a CDS encoding ABC transporter permease: MEYGFLPFALLGGVLLLYLAAPLLCLLFQVDWRGVSAALGDARALRAIRVSLLTSTVSTAAMTLLGVPLGYVLARARFRGRRFLAALVFVPMVLPPLVGGILLLLLFGPYGLAGARFEARGIALVNSLKGIVLAQVFVAAPYVVIAAMSAFEAVDEQLEQAAATLGDSRWRTFRRVSLPLAWPGIAAGVTLAWVRTLGEFGATLVVAYHPNTVPVFLWVQLTGEGLSAALPLALFLMALAAVAMAAIFLLGRLPLPGTRPGREPLRIP; this comes from the coding sequence ATGGAATACGGTTTCCTGCCCTTCGCCCTACTGGGTGGAGTGCTGCTGCTCTACCTGGCGGCGCCGCTGCTCTGCCTCTTGTTCCAGGTGGACTGGCGGGGCGTGAGCGCGGCCCTCGGCGACGCGCGCGCTCTGCGTGCCATCCGGGTCTCGCTTCTCACTTCCACCGTCTCCACGGCGGCCATGACCTTGCTGGGCGTGCCTCTGGGCTACGTGCTGGCGCGCGCCCGCTTCCGCGGCCGCCGCTTCCTCGCCGCCTTGGTCTTTGTGCCCATGGTGCTGCCGCCCTTGGTGGGAGGAATCCTGCTGCTGCTTCTCTTTGGTCCGTACGGGCTGGCGGGAGCGCGCTTCGAGGCCCGCGGCATCGCCCTGGTGAACTCCCTGAAGGGTATCGTGCTGGCCCAGGTGTTCGTGGCCGCGCCCTATGTGGTGATCGCCGCCATGTCGGCCTTCGAGGCCGTGGACGAGCAACTGGAGCAGGCCGCCGCGACTCTGGGCGACTCCCGCTGGCGCACCTTCCGCCGCGTCTCCCTGCCCCTGGCCTGGCCGGGCATCGCCGCCGGCGTTACCCTGGCCTGGGTGCGCACCCTGGGCGAGTTCGGCGCCACCCTGGTTGTCGCCTACCATCCCAACACCGTCCCCGTCTTTCTGTGGGTGCAGTTGACGGGCGAGGGTCTGTCGGCGGCGCTGCCCCTGGCTCTGTTCCTGATGGCGCTGGCCGCCGTCGCCATGGCCGCGATCTTCCTCCTGGGCCGGCTGCCGCTGCCGGGGACACGGCCGGGGCGGGAGCCGCTGCGCATCCCATGA
- a CDS encoding extracellular solute-binding protein, which yields MRKLWLLPSLVLLLLSAPGATGGEKGNVSVLYAGSLGALMEKSVGPAFERASGYHYQGEGQGSVGGARAIHDRLRAPDVFISADPAVNDRILMGPANGGFESWYLTFASGELVLGYNPRSRFRDLFEQAQAGKLPWYEVLARPGVKLGRTDPDLDPKGYRTLFLFELAEDYYKKPGLAALLGPPGSSDQIFPEPELLIRMESGQLDVAVFYRHEVVAHGIPYIALPGEINQGDPRFAALYAAHSFTTTKGLKLTGSPTLFTVSVLNPAKNPAGAIAFVRFLGSAEGRALLEKAGLRAASLSLTGDASALPPELKPLIQETRSP from the coding sequence ATGAGAAAGCTCTGGCTCCTGCCCTCGCTTGTCCTGCTACTTCTCAGCGCCCCAGGCGCGACGGGAGGCGAGAAGGGCAACGTCTCCGTGCTCTATGCCGGCTCGCTGGGCGCGCTGATGGAGAAGAGCGTGGGCCCGGCCTTCGAGCGGGCCTCCGGCTACCACTACCAGGGAGAGGGCCAGGGCTCGGTCGGCGGCGCCCGTGCCATCCACGATCGCCTGCGCGCTCCCGATGTCTTCATCTCCGCCGACCCGGCGGTGAACGATCGCATCCTGATGGGGCCCGCGAACGGCGGCTTCGAGAGCTGGTACCTCACCTTCGCCTCCGGCGAACTGGTGCTCGGCTACAATCCGCGCAGCCGCTTCCGCGACCTCTTCGAGCAGGCCCAGGCCGGCAAGCTGCCCTGGTATGAAGTGCTCGCCCGGCCCGGCGTCAAGCTCGGCCGCACCGACCCCGACCTCGATCCCAAGGGCTATCGCACGCTCTTCCTTTTTGAGCTCGCCGAGGACTACTACAAGAAGCCCGGGCTGGCGGCGCTGCTGGGCCCGCCCGGCAGTTCCGACCAGATCTTCCCCGAGCCCGAATTGCTGATCCGCATGGAATCGGGTCAACTGGACGTCGCCGTCTTCTACAGGCACGAGGTGGTGGCGCACGGCATCCCTTACATCGCGCTGCCCGGCGAGATCAACCAGGGCGACCCTCGCTTCGCTGCACTCTACGCCGCCCACTCCTTCACCACCACCAAGGGACTGAAGCTCACGGGCTCGCCGACGCTGTTCACGGTCTCGGTCCTCAATCCCGCCAAGAACCCTGCCGGGGCCATCGCCTTCGTGCGCTTCCTCGGCTCGGCCGAGGGCAGGGCCCTGCTGGAGAAGGCGGGACTGCGGGCGGCCTCATTGTCGTTGACGGGGGACGCCTCGGCGCTGCCGCCGGAGTTGAAGCCCTTGATCCAAGAGACCCGTTCGCCGTGA
- a CDS encoding helix-turn-helix transcriptional regulator, protein MGKNLVLLRPRDAARMLGISYPTLKQWIYHGKLRTVKTPGGHHRIPEAELDRYLYRAGEKPGAGARRNFRRISGRNQLVGRVVEVRLGGLLAQVTLSIGGQHITSIVTADAVREMRLRKGETVAALIKSTEVMLLRV, encoded by the coding sequence ATGGGCAAGAACCTGGTCCTGCTGCGGCCGCGGGATGCGGCCCGGATGCTGGGCATCAGTTATCCCACCCTCAAGCAATGGATCTATCACGGCAAGCTGCGCACGGTGAAGACGCCGGGCGGACACCATCGCATCCCCGAGGCCGAGCTGGACCGCTACCTGTACCGCGCCGGGGAGAAGCCGGGAGCGGGCGCGCGCCGCAACTTCCGCCGCATCAGCGGGCGCAACCAGTTGGTGGGACGGGTGGTAGAGGTTCGGTTGGGCGGCCTGCTGGCTCAGGTCACGCTCTCCATCGGCGGGCAGCACATCACCTCCATCGTGACCGCCGACGCGGTGCGCGAGATGCGCCTCCGGAAGGGCGAGACCGTCGCCGCCCTCATCAAGTCCACCGAAGTCATGCTCCTGCGAGTGTGA